From Oenococcus sicerae, the proteins below share one genomic window:
- a CDS encoding MurT ligase domain-containing protein, which yields MTIRSKFALSAGLFSYTFLHKILHRGGTSLPGKIAYQLDPDILKEFSSKLQTVIVTGTNGKTLTTALCARVLSKSNRLIVTNPSGSNMIQGIVAALLAQRGQIMAAFDKGSLPIAVLEVDEANVKQVAAALQPTHFVLTNIFRDQMDRYGEIYTTYKKITDGINTAKKAEVLANGDSPIFARKTYPNKAVYFGFSDQKSNKDLRAPNNTDGTLAPTDDQVLHYRSLTYANLGDYFTKDGSFKRPELKYSVSKITQLTPEKSEFEIDKNAFTLPLGGLYNIYNALAAYSLGREFQISSPDIFNALNADSRIFGRQEQLKIGNHLLTIVLIKNPVGANSVIDMMMTDPQPFSLVTLLNANYADGIDTSWIFDAEFEKLHQTKLAKIIVGGQRYKDFSVRLKMAGFKDQIIEKDFGKLLDHIQALPTTNVYVAATYTSMLMFRAELAKAGLAKESF from the coding sequence ATGACTATTAGAAGCAAGTTTGCCCTATCTGCTGGCTTATTCAGTTACACATTTTTACATAAAATACTTCATCGCGGCGGTACTTCACTGCCAGGCAAAATTGCCTATCAATTAGATCCCGATATTCTAAAAGAATTTAGCAGTAAATTACAAACTGTGATCGTGACGGGAACTAATGGCAAAACCTTAACAACTGCGCTCTGTGCTCGTGTGTTATCGAAAAGTAATCGTCTAATCGTGACCAATCCTTCTGGATCTAACATGATCCAAGGTATTGTCGCTGCCCTGTTGGCTCAACGGGGCCAAATCATGGCAGCTTTTGATAAGGGCAGTCTGCCGATCGCTGTTTTAGAGGTCGATGAAGCTAATGTCAAACAAGTCGCGGCAGCCTTGCAACCGACACATTTTGTGTTGACAAACATTTTTCGTGATCAAATGGATCGTTACGGCGAAATATATACCACTTACAAAAAAATTACTGATGGTATCAACACGGCAAAAAAGGCTGAAGTACTGGCTAATGGTGATTCACCGATTTTTGCTAGAAAAACTTATCCGAATAAAGCCGTTTACTTTGGCTTTAGTGATCAGAAATCCAACAAGGATCTACGAGCACCCAATAACACGGATGGTACTTTAGCGCCGACAGACGATCAAGTACTGCATTACCGCTCTTTGACCTATGCCAATTTGGGCGATTATTTCACAAAAGACGGCTCTTTTAAACGGCCTGAGCTTAAATATTCGGTCAGTAAAATAACTCAGCTTACACCAGAAAAATCTGAATTCGAAATCGATAAAAATGCTTTCACCCTACCGCTCGGCGGCCTTTATAATATCTATAATGCTTTAGCTGCCTATTCTTTAGGACGTGAATTTCAAATTAGCAGTCCAGATATCTTTAATGCTTTAAACGCTGATTCGCGTATTTTTGGTCGCCAAGAACAATTGAAAATCGGCAATCATTTGCTGACAATTGTGCTGATCAAAAACCCAGTCGGTGCCAATTCTGTCATTGATATGATGATGACCGACCCTCAGCCTTTTAGTTTGGTGACCTTGTTAAATGCCAATTACGCTGATGGTATCGATACTAGTTGGATCTTCGATGCTGAATTTGAAAAACTGCATCAGACAAAATTAGCGAAAATAATTGTTGGCGGACAGCGTTACAAAGATTTTAGTGTTCGCTTAAAAATGGCCGGCTTTAAAGACCAAATCATTGAGAAGGATTTTGGCAAACTGCTCGATCATATTCAAGCTTTGCCAACAACAAATGTTTACGTTGCGGCCACTTACACAAGTATGCTCATGTTTCGTGCAGAATTAGCCAAAGCTGGATTAGCAAAGGAGAGTTTCTAA
- a CDS encoding biotin transporter BioY, with amino-acid sequence MNKQTLKKACLVLILALFLGLSSQITIPLGFVPITGQTLAVGLIASVFGLSIGVQSLSLYILMGIAGLPFFAGAHAGLAVVLGPTGGYIWGFLLYILLVKLITKKSRSTLQIGLANASAALVQLFIGAAWLMLVTGITPAAAIANGVLPFIVPGLIKITMIVIVAKTVSSRVPVLYR; translated from the coding sequence ATGAATAAACAAACTTTAAAAAAAGCGTGCTTGGTTCTCATATTGGCTCTTTTCTTGGGACTCAGCTCACAAATTACAATTCCTTTGGGCTTTGTTCCCATTACAGGGCAAACCTTAGCTGTTGGCCTGATCGCCAGCGTCTTTGGCCTTAGTATCGGTGTTCAATCATTAAGCCTGTATATTCTTATGGGCATTGCCGGTTTGCCATTTTTCGCCGGTGCCCATGCCGGTTTGGCCGTTGTCCTAGGCCCGACCGGAGGTTACATCTGGGGATTTCTACTTTATATCCTCTTGGTGAAACTGATTACAAAGAAGTCGCGATCAACTCTTCAAATCGGCCTTGCTAACGCCTCTGCAGCCCTAGTTCAACTTTTCATCGGTGCCGCTTGGCTCATGCTAGTCACGGGGATCACACCGGCCGCAGCTATCGCTAATGGTGTTTTGCCATTCATCGTACCGGGTCTGATCAAAATCACCATGATCGTCATCGTTGCTAAAACAGTTAGTTCACGTGTGCCAGTTCTCTATCGTTAA
- a CDS encoding thymidine kinase, giving the protein MTDIIKNMTQLFFEYGAMGSGKTIEILKVAHNYELQGKKVLLMTPDVDDRAGVGVIASRIGLKRAAVAIHKSDDLFAEVLKNTDDLAAILIDEAQFLAAKQVDQLAQIVDELNIPVMTFGLRQDAFNHLFPGSKRLFEIADKLEEMKTICTFCGKKAITQLRIVDGQPQYEGDQVFIGGDEAYVPVCRKHWYHPDQKRLAELFDTKQHAAN; this is encoded by the coding sequence ATCACTGATATAATTAAAAACATGACACAGTTATTTTTTGAATATGGCGCAATGGGCTCTGGCAAGACGATCGAAATTTTAAAAGTGGCTCACAATTACGAGCTGCAAGGGAAAAAGGTCCTGCTCATGACGCCTGATGTCGATGACCGTGCTGGTGTTGGTGTGATCGCCAGTCGGATCGGCTTAAAGCGTGCAGCTGTGGCGATCCATAAAAGTGATGACTTATTTGCTGAAGTCTTAAAAAATACAGATGATTTAGCAGCAATTTTAATTGATGAGGCGCAGTTTTTAGCAGCAAAACAAGTTGACCAGTTGGCACAAATTGTCGATGAGTTGAATATCCCCGTGATGACTTTCGGCTTGCGTCAAGATGCCTTTAACCATCTTTTTCCGGGCTCAAAAAGACTTTTTGAGATTGCAGATAAATTAGAAGAGATGAAAACCATTTGTACTTTTTGCGGTAAAAAAGCCATTACTCAGCTGCGAATTGTTGATGGCCAGCCGCAATATGAAGGTGATCAAGTGTTTATTGGTGGCGATGAGGCTTATGTGCCGGTGTGCCGTAAGCACTGGTACCATCCTGATCAAAAGCGTCTGGCTGAATTGTTTGATACAAAACAACATGCTGCTAATTAA
- a CDS encoding LytTR family DNA-binding domain-containing protein yields the protein MKIEFQKNLQLADDEISVVVQATKKTLEVSHLIDYLAKFGQNHADILPIKSDDRILMVRAATIIKVEVGRNSLMVYSTQDNFSVNERLYKFKERFDQDNFIQISKSTMINIDHLLSLEDSFSGTMTAILTGQIKANVSRKYLADLAKRLGL from the coding sequence TTGAAAATCGAGTTTCAAAAAAACTTGCAACTTGCCGATGATGAGATATCGGTTGTGGTACAAGCCACCAAAAAAACGCTTGAAGTAAGTCATTTGATTGATTATTTGGCTAAATTTGGTCAGAATCATGCTGATATTTTGCCGATTAAAAGTGATGATCGAATCCTGATGGTACGCGCTGCGACGATTATCAAAGTAGAAGTCGGTCGCAATAGCCTGATGGTTTACAGTACTCAGGACAATTTTTCTGTTAATGAACGCCTTTATAAATTTAAAGAAAGATTTGATCAGGATAATTTTATCCAAATTTCTAAAAGCACGATGATCAATATTGACCACTTATTGTCTTTGGAAGACAGTTTTTCTGGCACAATGACGGCCATTTTAACTGGACAAATAAAAGCGAATGTCAGCCGCAAGTATTTAGCAGATCTTGCCAAACGGCTGGGACTGTAG
- a CDS encoding biotin--[acetyl-CoA-carboxylase] ligase, which produces MPTWQRLLVFLSSYPEEWFSGTKLASKLSLTRSAVWKNMKVIADKGYTVESHHGLGYRLIMDDQLNESLIQNMLTVNKNLTINVFDQVSSTNTIAKQLLTTDLKKATVVIANQQTAGYGRQNRSFYSPAKSGIYMSIALPLIDKEKIAAGLLTTGTAVAVGLAIKKVFHRQVKYKWVNDIILDNRKCGGILTEAVTDLESGRIASIIVGIGLNLTLDQSKMPSELINKAGPIAKRSKSKRNILIAEILNQFFLMYKSYRTGAFLKDYRKHSLVLDKTVTVVVNRKQLVGHAEQINSQGGLILKTTDGQLLTITSGEITKLNLLEGNYHE; this is translated from the coding sequence ATGCCGACTTGGCAGCGTCTACTGGTTTTTCTCAGTTCATATCCCGAAGAATGGTTTTCTGGTACCAAATTAGCTTCCAAACTCTCACTGACTCGCAGTGCAGTCTGGAAAAATATGAAAGTAATTGCAGATAAAGGCTATACTGTCGAAAGCCATCACGGCCTAGGCTACCGATTGATCATGGACGACCAGCTAAACGAGTCATTGATTCAAAACATGCTCACGGTTAATAAAAATCTCACGATCAACGTTTTTGATCAAGTATCTTCTACTAATACTATTGCCAAACAATTGCTGACAACCGATCTCAAAAAAGCAACAGTTGTGATCGCCAACCAGCAGACAGCCGGTTATGGTCGGCAAAATCGGTCATTTTATTCACCGGCCAAAAGTGGGATCTATATGAGTATTGCCCTGCCCTTGATCGATAAAGAAAAAATTGCCGCCGGGCTTTTAACAACAGGAACAGCTGTTGCAGTTGGTCTTGCGATTAAAAAAGTTTTTCATCGGCAAGTTAAATATAAGTGGGTCAATGATATTATTTTGGATAATCGTAAATGCGGCGGCATTTTGACCGAGGCTGTCACAGATTTGGAGTCCGGACGTATCGCGTCGATCATTGTCGGCATTGGTCTGAATCTAACCTTGGATCAAAGCAAAATGCCAAGCGAATTGATCAATAAGGCCGGTCCAATCGCTAAACGCAGCAAATCAAAGCGCAATATATTAATTGCTGAAATTTTGAATCAGTTTTTTCTAATGTACAAAAGCTACCGCACTGGCGCTTTTCTGAAAGACTACCGGAAACATTCGCTCGTACTCGATAAAACTGTCACAGTCGTTGTGAATCGCAAACAGCTGGTCGGTCATGCAGAACAAATTAATAGTCAAGGTGGTTTGATCTTAAAAACAACTGATGGCCAATTGCTGACGATTACAAGCGGTGAAATTACTAAACTAAATCTTCTAGAAGGAAACTATCATGAATAA
- a CDS encoding type 1 glutamine amidotransferase, which produces MADYELRIAHLYGDLMNTYGDYGNVIALKYYAEQIGVKVSYTLVSLGDVFQANAYDFVLFGGGQDYEESVTAKDLPNKADQLKAYIENDGSLLAVCGGFQLLGRTMEFADGSIIQGIAVMTHHTVNLNSTELRDDMRGKRLIGNIQIKNNQTGENYHGFENHQGRTFLGPGEQALGTVISGNGNNGDDKTEGVIYKNVYGTYFHGPILTRNGNLAKRILKNALSRRYPKIDWQNKLAAIVSETF; this is translated from the coding sequence ATGGCTGATTATGAATTGAGAATCGCACATTTATACGGTGATCTTATGAACACTTACGGTGATTACGGTAATGTGATCGCCCTCAAATATTATGCCGAGCAGATCGGCGTTAAGGTCAGTTATACGCTTGTTTCACTTGGCGATGTTTTTCAGGCTAATGCTTACGATTTTGTGCTTTTCGGCGGCGGACAAGATTACGAAGAATCTGTCACTGCTAAAGATCTGCCAAATAAAGCTGATCAGCTCAAAGCGTATATTGAAAACGACGGCTCTTTACTGGCAGTCTGTGGTGGTTTTCAACTGCTTGGACGCACGATGGAATTCGCTGACGGCAGTATCATCCAAGGGATCGCAGTCATGACACACCACACAGTCAATCTGAACTCGACAGAGCTGCGTGATGATATGCGTGGCAAGCGGCTGATCGGGAATATTCAGATTAAAAATAATCAGACAGGTGAAAACTATCATGGTTTTGAAAATCATCAAGGCCGTACTTTTCTCGGCCCAGGCGAACAAGCGCTGGGCACTGTCATCTCTGGCAATGGCAATAATGGTGATGACAAGACTGAGGGTGTGATCTATAAAAACGTCTATGGCACTTACTTTCACGGACCGATCCTGACCCGTAACGGCAACCTCGCTAAACGCATATTAAAAAACGCCTTAAGCAGGCGTTATCCAAAAATTGACTGGCAGAATAAGCTTGCTGCCATTGTGAGTGAAACATTTTAA
- a CDS encoding MalY/PatB family protein — MLIDTQVTRKATNCIKWNVRHDLNDDELLPMWIADMDIATAPCIRLALEKALGEKVLGYFEASSAFFKAICDWEEKRHQVSLQAKQILLSPSVTTALSLAIRHLTKPMDKILVFSPFYPPYKTIIEANHRQLVDLPLVIKDGQYTIDFDQLAQFFSDSAMTAMIMCNPHNPGGRVWSADELLKVQQLAAKHHVLIFADEIHNDISYPDLPTSSMLNDQVDHVFQQQTLVFKSATKAFNLAGAKVSFIFVKNEHYREILQNAIEQEQSNEINTLGLVATRAAYEQGLPWLNAVTAYLEDNRDAALDYLGKYLPKIKPMKTESTYLLWLDFCSYHLTDRQLADGLTKKAHLFLNAGSDYGHASEGFMRLNFAVDRKVLSDALRRLSKFDQLYR; from the coding sequence TTGTTAATCGATACTCAAGTGACGCGTAAAGCGACCAACTGTATAAAATGGAATGTTCGTCATGATTTAAATGATGATGAACTGTTGCCAATGTGGATCGCAGACATGGACATTGCCACAGCTCCTTGTATCCGTTTGGCGCTCGAAAAAGCTCTTGGTGAAAAGGTCTTAGGTTATTTTGAAGCAAGTTCGGCTTTTTTTAAAGCCATTTGTGATTGGGAAGAAAAACGGCATCAGGTCAGCTTGCAGGCGAAACAAATTTTGTTATCACCGAGTGTGACAACAGCTTTATCTTTAGCCATCAGACATTTGACAAAACCAATGGACAAAATTCTTGTTTTTTCTCCTTTCTATCCGCCTTATAAGACGATTATTGAGGCCAACCATCGCCAATTAGTTGATCTGCCCTTAGTGATCAAAGATGGTCAATATACGATCGATTTTGATCAATTGGCACAATTTTTCTCTGACTCTGCCATGACAGCTATGATCATGTGCAACCCTCATAATCCTGGTGGCCGGGTCTGGTCTGCTGACGAGCTCTTAAAAGTACAGCAATTGGCAGCAAAACATCATGTTCTTATTTTTGCAGACGAAATTCATAACGATATTAGTTATCCGGATTTACCAACCAGTTCGATGTTAAATGATCAAGTTGATCATGTTTTTCAGCAGCAGACGCTTGTTTTCAAATCCGCTACAAAAGCTTTTAATCTGGCCGGTGCTAAGGTTTCCTTCATCTTTGTAAAAAACGAACATTATCGAGAAATTTTACAAAACGCAATCGAACAAGAACAGTCAAATGAAATCAACACACTCGGCTTAGTCGCAACGCGCGCAGCCTATGAACAGGGATTGCCTTGGTTAAATGCTGTTACTGCTTATTTGGAGGACAATCGAGATGCTGCCTTGGATTATTTGGGGAAATATTTGCCAAAAATAAAGCCAATGAAAACAGAATCCACTTACCTTCTTTGGCTGGATTTTTGTAGTTATCACTTGACTGATAGACAGCTGGCAGACGGCTTAACTAAAAAAGCTCACCTATTCTTAAATGCTGGATCCGATTATGGCCATGCTAGTGAGGGATTTATGCGTTTGAACTTTGCCGTTGATCGTAAAGTTTTGTCGGATGCCTTAAGGCGTTTAAGCAAATTTGATCAGTTGTATCGTTGA
- a CDS encoding ABC transporter permease — protein MISLVKRNLIRYFRHRSGVFFSLLGALISFVLYIIFLKNNMVQNWSAVTQSSQLLDSWLIGGTLSVTAITTTLTGLDPIVTDRVHGTLDDFYLTDISQNKIKTAYVVSAATIGFCMQLFMLVVMFAYFILTDHIQFPWNRLMAIMLLALLSSIFMSVINLLVIQFVDRVDTMGKLATIIGTAAGFLVGTYVPIGALPVFAQDLVKLNPGTYIASLYRHLLMDQQLRISFAASSQHLHTFKETMGIGLKWQQLTTFNQDYWIVLTMLTIGILLLLLSTIFKKQLKIS, from the coding sequence ATGATCAGCTTAGTAAAACGCAATTTAATTCGTTATTTTCGTCATCGATCCGGCGTATTTTTTTCGCTTCTAGGCGCCTTGATCTCATTTGTTTTATATATCATTTTTTTAAAAAATAATATGGTCCAAAACTGGTCGGCTGTGACACAAAGTAGTCAGCTATTGGATAGTTGGTTGATCGGCGGCACCTTGTCTGTCACGGCTATTACCACGACGCTGACCGGCTTAGATCCGATCGTGACTGACCGTGTCCACGGAACGCTTGATGATTTTTACCTGACTGATATTAGTCAGAATAAAATTAAAACAGCTTACGTTGTGTCGGCTGCAACGATTGGTTTTTGTATGCAGCTGTTCATGCTGGTTGTGATGTTTGCTTATTTTATTTTGACGGACCATATTCAATTTCCTTGGAATCGTTTAATGGCGATTATGCTATTAGCTCTGCTGAGTTCGATCTTCATGTCGGTCATCAATTTACTCGTGATACAATTCGTTGATCGTGTTGATACGATGGGCAAACTAGCTACGATTATCGGTACGGCCGCAGGATTTTTGGTTGGGACTTATGTGCCCATCGGGGCGTTGCCTGTTTTTGCACAAGACTTGGTCAAGCTGAATCCAGGCACGTATATTGCATCGCTTTATCGGCATTTGCTCATGGACCAGCAGCTGCGTATTTCTTTTGCAGCTTCGAGCCAGCATCTGCATACGTTTAAGGAGACCATGGGCATTGGTTTGAAATGGCAGCAGTTAACGACCTTTAATCAAGATTATTGGATCGTTTTGACTATGTTAACGATCGGCATTCTGCTGCTATTGCTATCGACTATTTTTAAAAAACAGCTGAAAATTAGTTAA
- a CDS encoding FAD:protein FMN transferase, with amino-acid sequence MKKRIYLFLLLAIVLAAAGVGYFYSSNQSNNQIKYVDEPYTKNEFLMGTICTLTIYDQGKQAVLNKGMATIKHCDDEATLTKKGSVLDHINENAGIKAVKVPKDFWPLIEKAMYFSKNSNDSFDMAIGAVTNLWQIGLPGARVPADSEIKAALPLVNYRDIVLNKKHRTVFLKKKGMRLDFGGIAKGYIADRVKETFEKNHVTSGIISLGGNIYVLGQSHPSTGVRKWHVGIQNPDQSRGSSVGYVQESDMSVVTAGTYEQYLIANGHKYIYLMDPKTGYPYENNLVSVTIVSKRSVDGDALSNAAFDKGLQAGLAYMNKKNRAGIQAIFITKANKIYITNGLKGNFQLTDHKYKLMD; translated from the coding sequence ATGAAGAAGAGAATTTACTTGTTTTTGCTTTTGGCAATCGTTCTAGCTGCCGCTGGGGTCGGTTATTTTTATTCGAGCAATCAATCAAATAATCAAATCAAATATGTGGATGAGCCATATACTAAAAATGAATTTTTGATGGGTACGATCTGTACTTTGACGATTTATGATCAGGGCAAACAAGCAGTATTGAACAAAGGCATGGCTACAATTAAGCATTGTGATGATGAAGCAACTTTAACAAAAAAAGGGTCGGTACTTGATCATATTAATGAGAATGCCGGCATTAAAGCTGTTAAAGTTCCGAAAGATTTTTGGCCTCTGATTGAAAAGGCCATGTATTTTTCCAAGAACTCTAATGATAGTTTTGACATGGCGATCGGTGCCGTGACGAATTTGTGGCAGATCGGGCTGCCAGGTGCGCGTGTACCGGCGGATTCTGAAATTAAAGCTGCATTGCCTTTAGTCAATTATCGAGATATTGTTTTAAATAAGAAACATCGGACTGTTTTCCTTAAAAAGAAAGGCATGCGCTTGGATTTTGGCGGTATTGCCAAGGGATATATCGCTGATCGTGTGAAAGAAACCTTCGAGAAAAATCACGTGACCAGCGGCATTATCAGTTTGGGCGGCAATATTTACGTCCTCGGACAAAGTCATCCGTCGACCGGGGTGAGAAAGTGGCATGTCGGTATTCAGAATCCTGATCAGTCAAGAGGTTCTAGTGTTGGCTATGTCCAAGAATCGGATATGTCGGTCGTGACAGCTGGTACTTATGAACAATATTTGATCGCTAATGGACATAAATATATTTATCTGATGGACCCGAAAACCGGCTACCCTTACGAAAATAATCTTGTTTCCGTGACCATTGTTTCTAAACGATCTGTCGATGGGGATGCACTTTCGAATGCTGCTTTTGATAAAGGACTGCAGGCTGGTTTAGCATACATGAATAAGAAAAATCGAGCCGGTATTCAAGCAATTTTTATCACGAAAGCCAACAAAATATATATCACAAATGGTTTAAAAGGCAATTTTCAGTTAACTGATCATAAATATAAATTGATGGATTAA
- a CDS encoding DUF3021 domain-containing protein: MMKFFKTFMNYFFNGLGFGSVTYLIVLMTRFEPVAATSRNIASVLIMSGLIGTLSALFDWESLSFLQALVSHFCITLLLVIGMVVYNGWLFYVWYKAAFWLGFVLIYICIWAVIEFKLMLKVNQINRVLKERKQKN, from the coding sequence ATGATGAAATTTTTTAAAACATTCATGAATTATTTTTTTAACGGCTTGGGTTTTGGTTCTGTCACTTATTTAATTGTTTTAATGACCCGCTTCGAACCTGTAGCAGCCACGAGCAGAAATATCGCGAGTGTCTTGATTATGAGCGGTCTGATCGGCACTCTTTCAGCTTTATTTGATTGGGAAAGCCTGTCTTTTTTGCAGGCCTTGGTCAGCCACTTTTGTATCACTTTGCTTTTGGTGATCGGCATGGTTGTTTATAACGGCTGGTTATTTTACGTTTGGTACAAAGCTGCTTTTTGGCTCGGTTTTGTGTTGATTTATATTTGTATTTGGGCCGTTATCGAGTTCAAGTTAATGCTGAAAGTTAATCAGATCAATCGTGTTTTAAAGGAACGCAAGCAAAAGAACTAG
- a CDS encoding ABC transporter ATP-binding protein, translating into MILETHDLTKIYNGKKVVDQLNISVAKGTLTAFLGPNGAGKSTTISMLIGKIEPSSGEICFASENSQKHRPRIGVVFQDSVLDQDLTVRENLVSRAKMYRIPLANSIDKLIADIGLERFQHQAYGSLSGGQRRRVDIARALLNKPEILFLDEPTTALDIQTRTAIWDLLHALQRETNLTIFLTTHYLQEAQEADQVYIIDDGRTIAQGSADDLRQHYTQSLLRIQTDDLVKLISLLPKGTQSREDDGVLVINVQDAQTCIGLLQRLKTSISEFEFSPGTIDDVFLNLTGKEIR; encoded by the coding sequence ATGATTTTAGAAACTCACGACCTGACTAAAATTTATAATGGCAAAAAAGTTGTTGACCAGTTGAACATTTCAGTTGCCAAGGGGACTCTGACGGCTTTTTTGGGTCCTAACGGTGCTGGCAAATCAACCACGATCTCAATGCTGATTGGAAAAATCGAACCCAGTAGCGGAGAGATCTGTTTTGCAAGTGAAAACAGTCAAAAACACCGTCCTAGAATAGGGGTTGTTTTTCAAGACAGTGTCCTTGACCAGGATCTGACGGTCCGGGAAAATTTAGTATCGCGAGCGAAAATGTATCGTATTCCTTTGGCAAACAGCATCGATAAATTGATCGCCGATATTGGGCTTGAGCGTTTTCAGCATCAAGCCTATGGCTCTTTATCCGGCGGTCAGCGTCGACGAGTTGATATTGCCAGAGCTTTGTTAAACAAGCCGGAAATTTTATTTCTAGACGAACCGACAACAGCCTTAGACATTCAAACGCGAACAGCTATTTGGGATTTGCTGCACGCTTTGCAGCGGGAAACAAACTTAACAATTTTTCTGACGACACATTATTTACAAGAGGCTCAAGAGGCTGATCAAGTCTATATTATCGACGATGGCCGCACGATCGCTCAAGGTTCAGCTGATGATCTAAGGCAGCACTACACCCAAAGTCTCTTGCGGATTCAGACTGACGATCTTGTCAAACTGATCAGCTTATTACCAAAAGGGACGCAGTCTCGTGAAGATGATGGCGTCTTGGTCATTAATGTGCAAGATGCCCAGACCTGTATCGGCTTATTGCAGCGATTAAAAACATCGATCAGTGAGTTTGAATTTTCACCGGGCACGATCGATGATGTTTTTTTGAATTTAACCGGCAAGGAGATCCGTTAA